The following coding sequences are from one Capsicum annuum cultivar UCD-10X-F1 chromosome 3, UCD10Xv1.1, whole genome shotgun sequence window:
- the LOC107864557 gene encoding H/ACA ribonucleoprotein complex subunit 3-like protein — translation MYLQFYINDNGDKVYTTKKESPLGLATQSAHPARFSPDDKFSRQRVLLKKRFGLLPTQKPPQKY, via the exons ATGTATCTCCAGTTTTACATCAATGACAATGGTGACAAAGTTTACACCACTAAG AAAGAGTCACCACTGGGTTTGGCCACACAATCTGCTCACCCAG CCCGCTTTTCGCCTGATgataaattttcaaggcaaagagTGCTTCTGAAGAAGCGTTTTGGTTTGCTTCCTACCCAAAAACCACCTCAAAAGTACTAG
- the LOC124896982 gene encoding protein BOLA1, chloroplastic — MASRGVLSRANRIKSRLQSALQPTIIEVEDVSHQHAGHAAVRETGNNETHFNVKVVSSKFDGHNLVKRHRMVYDLLSDELQSGLHALSIVAKTPKEHGL, encoded by the coding sequence ATGGCATCACGAGGGGTACTATCAAGAGCTAATAGAATCAAGTCTCGCTTACAATCGGCACTGCAACCAACCATAATCGAAGTGGAAGACGTCTCTCACCAGCACGCCGGTCATGCCGCTGTTAGGGAAACAGGGAATAACGAAACTCATTTCAATGTCAAAGTTGTTTCATCCAAATTCGATGGACATAATCTTGTTAAACGACATCGTATGGTGTATGATCTCTTGTCTGATGAACTCCAATCTGGTTTACATGCTCTTTCTATTGTCGCCAAGACACCTAAAGAACATGGCCTGTAA
- the LOC124896980 gene encoding DELLA protein SLR1-like, which produces MASSSSHARNKKKANRCGDHAEGRQGSLRQDLNESSFQLSSGASGSLVLSAPTIMKIAKQRLLKSYSQKSDAYSIIFNPLTAANSGVSPELVQDVDLAELLQASAQLVATRSFDRGRKLPSLCNQSASATGTAVQKIVYYFADALLHRINRETGKIPFTGEEDMNVYSNDTEEFIMDLEPAEFAKRPLYAYRQATQFTGIQAILDSTITAKKVHLIDLSVKSGSQWTTFMQVVADRDEFLLEHLKITAVGRSTKMMEDVGRRLSAFAAETLQCQLLLLRHYKTYHFASKQLFQT; this is translated from the coding sequence ATGGCTTCTAGTTCTAGTCATGCCAGAAACAAGAAAAAAGCCAACCGATGTGGTGATCATGCTGAAGGAAGacaaggatctcttagacaagatTTGAATGAGTCAAGTTTTCAATTGTCAAGTGGCGCTTCAGGATCTCTAGTTCTATCAGCTCCCACCATCATGAAAATCGCAAAACAAAGATTACTCAAATCATATTCACAGAAATCTGATGCTTATTCCATCATTTTCAATCCCCTTACTGCAGCTAATTCTGGCGTGTCTCCCGAACTAGTGCAGGATGTGGACCTAGCTGAACTACTTCAAGCTTCTGCTCAACTGGTTGCGACTCGATCGTTTGATCGTGGTAGAAAGCTGCCAAGTTTGTGTAACCAGTCTGCCTCTGCTACCGGTACTGCAGTTCAGAAAATTGTGTATTATTTTGCTGATGCTCTTCTACACAGAATTAATAGGGAGACTGGGAAAATACCATTTACCGGAGAAGAAGATATGAATGTATATTCTAATGATACGGAAGAGTTTATCATGGATCTTGAACCTGCTGAATTTGCAAAGAGACCATTGTATGCCTATCGCCAAGCGACACAATTCACTGGAATACAAGCCATCTTAGATAGTACAATCACAGCAAAAAAGGTTCACTTGATTGATCTTAGTGTAAAAAGCGGATCACAATGGACAACGTTTATGCAAGTTGTTGCTGATCGAGATGAATTCCTGCTCGAGCATCTCAAAATAACTGCTGTTGGAAGGTCTACAAAGATGATGGAAGATGTAGGCAGGAGATTGTCAGCTTTTGCTGCTGAGACATTACAATGTCAGCTTTTGCTGCTGAGACATTACAAAACGTATCATTTTGCTTCAAAACAGTTGTTTCAGACCTGA